One stretch of Pedobacter riviphilus DNA includes these proteins:
- a CDS encoding response regulator transcription factor, with amino-acid sequence MNLLLVEDEPSVVSVISRGLTDEGFTVSISPDGLIGKQMALENQFDLIILDIMLPGINGLELCKIIKEQKPNTPIIMLTALGTTENVVNGLDNGADDYLIKPFKFAELFARIRMLLRRYRGVASQDQIISVADLQINLSAKTVKRNQQEIVLTATEYRLIEYMAKNKSKILSRIDILENVWDIDFNLGTNVVDVYVNYLRKKIDKNADQKLIHTAVGLGYILKEK; translated from the coding sequence ATGAATTTATTACTTGTAGAAGATGAACCGAGCGTTGTATCTGTAATTTCGAGGGGTTTAACTGACGAGGGATTTACCGTGAGTATTTCTCCAGATGGTTTAATCGGAAAACAGATGGCTTTAGAAAATCAATTCGACCTGATTATTCTCGATATCATGCTACCTGGAATAAACGGATTGGAGCTTTGCAAAATCATTAAAGAACAAAAACCAAATACCCCCATTATTATGCTTACGGCTTTGGGTACTACCGAAAACGTGGTAAACGGACTGGATAATGGTGCTGATGATTATTTAATAAAGCCATTCAAATTTGCTGAACTTTTTGCGAGGATCAGAATGCTATTGAGGCGGTACCGTGGAGTGGCTTCGCAAGATCAGATTATTTCCGTGGCAGACCTCCAGATTAATTTAAGCGCAAAAACAGTAAAACGAAATCAACAGGAAATTGTACTTACGGCAACAGAATATCGGTTAATCGAATACATGGCCAAAAACAAATCTAAAATTTTATCCCGAATAGATATTTTAGAAAATGTTTGGGATATCGATTTTAACCTTGGCACCAACGTGGTTGATGTTTATGTTAATTATCTCCGCAAAAAAATAGATAAAAATGCCGATCAAAAGCTCATCCATACCGCAGTAGGTTTAGGTTATATATTAAAGGAAAAATAA
- a CDS encoding SRPBCC family protein: MKFLKILLGIIVVLAIIIVVGGFFLPKNYTVSRSTVINAPDSTIYKNVVDFKEFYKWNPWAKMEPSAKSTYGGVAGEPGHIYEWKGKETGSGYMKIKSVTPNKQVDIELKFIEPFESLADTKFDIQPEGSSNKVTWTMSGENNLISKWMCVFVSMDKMIGKDFEDGLKFLKEKSEKGI, translated from the coding sequence ATGAAATTCCTCAAAATCTTACTTGGCATTATTGTCGTATTGGCAATAATCATTGTTGTAGGCGGCTTCTTCTTGCCAAAAAATTATACCGTAAGCAGGTCTACTGTAATCAATGCTCCAGACAGCACCATTTACAAAAACGTTGTAGACTTTAAAGAATTCTACAAATGGAATCCGTGGGCAAAAATGGAACCTTCAGCAAAAAGTACTTATGGTGGCGTAGCAGGTGAGCCAGGTCATATATACGAATGGAAAGGTAAGGAGACAGGAAGTGGTTATATGAAAATAAAAAGTGTAACACCGAACAAACAGGTAGATATTGAATTAAAATTTATCGAACCTTTTGAAAGTTTGGCAGATACCAAATTCGATATCCAACCAGAAGGAAGTAGCAATAAGGTAACCTGGACAATGAGTGGAGAAAATAACCTGATCAGTAAATGGATGTGTGTATTTGTAAGCATGGATAAAATGATCGGTAAAGATTTTGAAGACGGACTAAAATTCTTGAAAGAAAAATCAGAAAAAGGGATCTAG
- a CDS encoding group III truncated hemoglobin translates to MKKDIHNREDIMLLVDSFYKNVALNQQIGPIFTDVAKVDWSHHLPKMYDFWESILFGKAIYKGNPMLSHFALNEQIPLQTEAFEAWKKLFFQTVDDFFVGPNADLIKQKAQSIADLMHFKINLPQSKIKIV, encoded by the coding sequence ATGAAAAAAGATATTCATAATAGAGAAGATATTATGCTTTTAGTGGATTCATTTTACAAAAATGTTGCGCTTAACCAACAGATAGGTCCAATATTTACCGATGTTGCCAAAGTAGACTGGTCGCATCACCTTCCAAAAATGTACGATTTCTGGGAAAGTATTCTTTTCGGAAAAGCAATTTATAAAGGAAATCCTATGCTTAGCCATTTTGCCTTGAACGAACAGATACCCCTGCAAACTGAAGCCTTCGAAGCTTGGAAAAAACTATTTTTCCAAACTGTAGACGATTTCTTTGTGGGACCTAATGCAGATTTGATTAAACAAAAAGCACAATCTATCGCAGATTTGATGCACTTTAAAATAAATTTGCCGCAATCGAAGATCAAAATCGTTTAA
- a CDS encoding aspartyl protease family protein yields MKSISIPLKLINLQDDGFHLLVEVVVFKEKHFAVLDTGASRSVFDKSLIEQHLSETLQVSDEINAATLFTTTTTIQATIPELKIGSLKIKNYETVAFDLQSVSDTYQQFGHPPIMSIIGGDILMQYKAVIDYKKMVLRLYR; encoded by the coding sequence ATGAAATCAATTTCAATCCCACTAAAACTGATAAACTTACAGGATGACGGTTTCCACCTTTTGGTAGAAGTTGTTGTTTTTAAGGAAAAACATTTTGCTGTTTTAGATACTGGTGCCTCGCGAAGTGTGTTCGATAAATCGTTGATTGAGCAACACCTCTCAGAAACCTTACAGGTATCTGACGAAATTAATGCTGCCACCCTTTTTACCACCACCACAACCATCCAAGCAACTATTCCTGAACTAAAAATCGGATCGTTAAAAATCAAGAACTACGAAACCGTGGCTTTCGATCTACAATCGGTGAGTGATACCTACCAACAATTTGGTCACCCACCTATTATGAGTATTATTGGTGGAGATATTTTAATGCAGTATAAAGCCGTTATTGATTACAAGAAAATGGTCCTTAGGCTTTATAGATAG
- the mdh gene encoding malate dehydrogenase, protein MKVTVVGAGAVGATCADNIARKELANELVLLDIKEGFAEGKAIDMMQTATLLGFDTKITGVTGDYSKTAGSDVVVITSGLPRKPGMTREELIGINAGIVKGVAENILKYSPEAIFIVISNPMDTMTYLALKSLGLPKNRIIGMGGTLDSSRFKFYLSQALNCNPNDLQGFVIGGHGDTTMIPLTRLATYQSLPVTNLLDKATLDKVAADTMVGGATLTGLIGTSAWYAPGAAGAALVEAILRDEKKLFTCCVPLEGEYGQEDICLGVPVIIGRNGWEKIIDFKLTEDEQAAFNKSADAVRNMNSVLAEMKLV, encoded by the coding sequence ATGAAAGTAACGGTTGTTGGCGCAGGCGCAGTTGGTGCCACTTGTGCAGATAATATTGCCCGCAAAGAATTAGCGAACGAACTTGTATTATTAGATATTAAAGAAGGTTTTGCCGAAGGTAAAGCGATTGACATGATGCAAACCGCAACCCTTTTAGGTTTCGACACCAAAATTACCGGGGTTACGGGCGATTACAGCAAAACGGCTGGTTCTGATGTAGTAGTAATTACTTCAGGCTTGCCCCGCAAACCGGGGATGACCCGCGAAGAACTAATCGGTATTAATGCTGGTATTGTTAAAGGTGTTGCCGAAAATATTTTAAAATACTCTCCAGAAGCTATCTTCATCGTGATCAGTAACCCAATGGACACGATGACTTATTTAGCCTTAAAATCATTAGGCCTGCCTAAAAACCGTATTATCGGCATGGGCGGAACGTTAGATAGCTCCCGTTTCAAATTTTATTTATCGCAAGCTTTAAATTGCAATCCTAACGATTTGCAGGGCTTTGTAATTGGCGGCCATGGCGATACCACCATGATTCCTTTAACCCGTTTAGCTACATACCAAAGTTTACCGGTTACTAATTTATTGGATAAAGCTACGCTAGATAAAGTTGCAGCCGATACCATGGTTGGTGGCGCTACTTTAACAGGCTTAATCGGCACTTCGGCCTGGTATGCACCAGGTGCCGCAGGCGCAGCATTGGTTGAAGCCATTTTGCGTGATGAGAAAAAACTGTTTACTTGCTGTGTTCCGCTCGAAGGTGAATACGGACAAGAAGATATATGTTTAGGTGTACCCGTAATTATTGGCCGCAATGGCTGGGAAAAAATCATCGATTTTAAATTAACTGAAGATGAACAGGCCGCATTTAACAAAAGCGCCGATGCGGTAAGAAATATGAATAGTGTGCTGGCAGAAATGAAATTGGTTTAA